From a region of the Sphingopyxis sp. YR583 genome:
- a CDS encoding GreA/GreB family elongation factor, with amino-acid sequence MSVAFRRESDDEHKEPEFELPIPVGANLVTPRGARLLGEEVARLEMAIAATADEDARKKLQRRLRYFHTRQATAEVQTPPADASAGIGSRVTYRLNKAEKTITIVGGDEADPARGHIAFSAPLARALMGAEAGESVEYQDREDAIAILAVEADPETQA; translated from the coding sequence ATGAGCGTAGCCTTTCGCCGCGAAAGCGACGACGAACATAAGGAACCCGAGTTCGAGCTGCCGATCCCGGTCGGCGCGAACTTGGTGACGCCGCGCGGCGCCCGCCTGCTCGGCGAAGAGGTCGCGCGCCTCGAAATGGCGATTGCCGCGACAGCGGACGAGGATGCGCGCAAGAAATTGCAGCGCCGTCTGCGCTATTTCCACACCCGGCAGGCAACCGCCGAAGTGCAGACGCCCCCGGCCGACGCCAGCGCTGGCATCGGGAGCCGCGTAACGTACCGGCTGAACAAGGCCGAAAAGACGATCACCATCGTCGGCGGCGACGAGGCCGATCCGGCGCGCGGCCACATCGCCTTTTCCGCCCCGCTCGCGCGGGCGCTGATGGGCGCCGAGGCAGGCGAGAGCGTCGAATATCAGGACCGCGAGGATGCCATCGCAATCCTCGCCGTCGAAGCCGATCCGGAGACGCAGGCATGA